From Desulfuromonadaceae bacterium, the proteins below share one genomic window:
- a CDS encoding TatD family hydrolase — MDPLNFIDTHVHLDRCQGDLAAARAAGTGRFVVPGVTASRWAKLDALARQHRDVSLAFGLHPQAAAEWSPAIAHRLTELLQRPQTIAVGEIGLDAEATTSTALQEEVFCVQLRLAINLRLPVLIHCRHRSGRIIEILTEEGAERVGGIMHAFSGSIESARRLIKLGFALGIGGVLTWPNARRVATVVEIVPDEALVLETDAPDLAPYPHRGTPNRPEYLPLIAARLAVLRDWSLAQTARTTTANARRVLRLEH, encoded by the coding sequence ATGGATCCGCTGAACTTCATTGATACGCATGTCCATCTTGACCGCTGTCAAGGTGACCTGGCAGCGGCTCGTGCCGCCGGAACCGGGCGGTTTGTCGTGCCTGGGGTAACGGCTTCCCGCTGGGCAAAGCTTGATGCTCTGGCACGCCAACACCGTGATGTATCCCTCGCTTTTGGGCTGCATCCCCAGGCGGCAGCGGAATGGAGTCCGGCGATTGCACACCGCCTGACGGAGTTGTTGCAACGACCGCAAACAATTGCGGTCGGAGAGATCGGTCTTGATGCTGAAGCCACGACGTCAACTGCGTTGCAGGAAGAGGTTTTTTGTGTGCAACTGCGGTTGGCGATCAACTTGCGACTGCCGGTCCTGATTCACTGCCGACACCGCAGCGGCCGGATCATCGAAATTTTGACGGAGGAAGGGGCCGAGCGGGTCGGAGGAATCATGCATGCCTTTAGCGGCAGTATTGAAAGCGCACGGCGATTGATCAAGCTCGGGTTTGCCCTCGGCATCGGTGGAGTGTTGACCTGGCCGAACGCCCGGCGGGTTGCAACAGTGGTTGAAATTGTGCCGGATGAAGCGCTGGTGCTTGAAACCGATGCGCCCGATCTCGCGCCTTATCCCCATCGTGGAACCCCGAATCGCCCGGAATATCTGCCGCTGATTGCGGCGCGACTGGCGGTACTGCGTGACTGGAGCCTGGCGCAGACCGCCCGGACGACAACGGCCAATGCCCGCCGCGTTTTACGCCTTGAACACTGA
- a CDS encoding permease produces the protein MKRGRQRPALTLGASVRAHWLPFLTGILYLGALLYAPQRALRALTSGGTLLLSVALIIVAVIGLIGLLQVWISKDAVARLLGTDSGWMALLLSAFCGMILIGPPYLIFPLLQAIRKAGARWAVITTVLSTYAVKLQMIPLESSFLGWRFSLARSLLTVALAIPLGLLIEALMEKTPRTAVKAE, from the coding sequence ATGAAGCGGGGCCGCCAGCGCCCGGCACTGACCCTTGGTGCATCGGTGCGCGCCCACTGGTTGCCGTTTCTGACCGGTATCCTCTATCTGGGCGCATTGCTGTACGCTCCGCAGCGTGCGCTGCGCGCCCTGACCTCGGGGGGGACGTTGCTGCTGTCGGTGGCGCTGATCATTGTCGCGGTGATCGGCCTGATCGGCCTGCTTCAGGTCTGGATCAGCAAGGACGCTGTTGCGCGTCTGCTCGGTACGGACAGCGGCTGGATGGCGCTGTTGCTTTCGGCTTTTTGCGGTATGATCCTGATCGGGCCCCCGTATCTGATCTTTCCGTTGTTACAAGCGATCCGCAAGGCGGGTGCCCGCTGGGCAGTGATCACGACGGTTCTCTCGACGTACGCCGTCAAGTTGCAGATGATTCCGCTGGAAAGCAGCTTTCTCGGCTGGCGTTTTTCTTTGGCCCGGTCATTATTAACCGTCGCGCTGGCCATTCCGCTGGGACTGTTGATTGAAGCGTTGATGGAGAAAACTCCGAGAACAGCTGTCAAGGCTGAATAA
- a CDS encoding permease translates to MTKLGLIYLLLIGAIYLVCWRKSPDKTISSLRTGATALVKLLPLLLAIFALVGLLQEFVPQRLIEEQLGATGGWHSVLIGGGLGAIAMGPPVAAFPLAGSLLNAGALPAAVAAFIVAWVSVGIISLPFEITIFGVRYALLRNGLTFLTALLIGWLIGMVI, encoded by the coding sequence ATGACGAAACTCGGTCTCATCTACCTGCTGCTGATCGGCGCGATCTATCTGGTCTGCTGGCGTAAATCTCCTGATAAAACCATCTCCAGCCTGCGCACCGGAGCGACCGCACTGGTGAAGTTGCTCCCTTTGTTGCTGGCGATCTTCGCGCTGGTCGGACTGCTCCAGGAATTTGTTCCCCAGCGGTTGATTGAGGAACAGCTCGGCGCTACCGGCGGCTGGCACTCGGTATTGATCGGCGGCGGTCTTGGCGCTATTGCCATGGGACCGCCGGTCGCGGCATTCCCCCTGGCCGGGTCTTTGCTGAACGCGGGAGCCCTGCCGGCAGCGGTTGCGGCCTTTATTGTCGCCTGGGTTTCGGTCGGCATCATTTCTTTGCCGTTCGAGATCACCATCTTCGGTGTCCGCTATGCCTTGCTGCGCAACGGCCTGACTTTTCTGACCGCGCTGCTGATCGGTTGGCTGATCGGGATGGTGATATGA